The genomic region CTACCAATGCCTAAGTCGAAATTTGAGGAATATTGAAGGCAGAACAGCTAAACAAAAGCAACATTAAAGCTACGTCTCAAAGTTTCATAAGAGACAAACCTGACtgcatgccatacacaaaactgCCATAGCAGGAGAATTGACATGGCTCAGCTGAGTTAGGAAGAAAGCAGGGCCAAGAAACCCAATGGATTGCATAACCTGTAATACATGGTAACAATAAACTTAAACAGACTGTTTAATTTAGGGGGGAaaaattcaacaaaactttaTAGCATCAAAAAAATTGGgcagaagaagaaaaaagagcatgcatatacatatataggCATGTGAGAGAGACTATTAAATATGCAAGAGAATCAAAGTCATTGGTTgactgaaatttttaaaaaaaaattgtcattATGTGGGTTGCTCTTGATGAATGCATAAAGGACTATTAAGaaaaacatatttaaagaaaattgCATTATCAAAGAAGAACAATGAAAACTTCATAATAGGCATCATGGCAATTTGTTTgaggaaaataaaaattaagaataCCTTGCGAACAGTTGTCACAGATAAGCCTTTGCTCACAAGTGTGTCTGCAATCCATCCTCCAAGATTTGCAGAAAATGCCATCGTAAGCCAGGGTAAAACACAAATGAGCCCTGAATCTGTGAGGTTGAACTTCAGGACCTATAGATGTATAACAAATTAATTTCTTAAAACCGTGATTGGAAGGAGAAACATTTCTTCTTTAACAATTGTCAAAAGAAGCATCAGGACATAATGCCATGGGCGCTTCAGTTCAGGTTTCAAAAAATGGGAAAGAAAAAAAGGTTCTTTCATAGATTTTCCAACAAGCCACAATGTAGTTAAGGCACAAAGATAGTAGATTTCAATTTTTTGAGGATGCTTATTAAGCATGTTGAATGCTATGCTTGCAAGAACAACAACAGTGTGCATTATAAAGATGAAAACACTTACTTGATGATAGTACGTAGGCATCCATGTTAAGAGAATAAACGTTCCCCAGTTGTGACAGAAATGAGACACTATAAGGGCCCATACAGGTGGTTTTGACAAGATTAACTTCCAAGGTATTGTTTTAACTGGCTGCTTGGAAATACAGTTGGTAACAATAAGCTTTTTCTCTTGGGGCAGAAGTTCAGGATCCTCAATAGGTGAACTGTAAGCCTGCAGAACAAAGAAGAAAATTATGGCATTGGGAagatattttcaattaaaataaaacaatccCCCCCCCCcctccccccaaaaaaaaatgtGTTTAAATTGTGTGCTTCATTttcatataatattaattaatttagaaCTTGAGAAACATTAGCATCTGTAACCAACCATGTCAAAGGCAGCATTTACCTTATTTAGCCATAAAGCAAACCAGACTGTCCCCAAAGAGCCGAAGGAGTAAAACACCGACGGCCATCCAAACTGATGTATCAAGAATGGTGAAAATGCCAAACCAGTAACTGAGCCAAGATACATTCCACTATACACCAATGCCAATGATCTACTCCTTTCAGCAACAGGAACCCATTTGGATAGAATATTATTCATGGCAGGCATGGCAACACCCTGAGAACAAAACCAAACTAAATCAATACCTTGGCCATATGCAGCAGCAAAAAGTTAAAAATTCTTCGTTAAAATTTCAATGAGTgattaattttttctagaatacTAGTAGTAAAAGAAGCAACCTCGCCAATTCCCATGAAAGCACGAACGACAAGTAGAAATGGCAACCCCAATTTAGCTGCAACAGGAGTAAGAGCAGTAGCAATGGACCACCAAACTACACCAAAGCCTAAAACTGTCTTCCCACCTACAGTGTCTGCCCATATGCCACCAGCAATCTGTCATTAATTACAACATAATT from Gossypium arboreum isolate Shixiya-1 chromosome 1, ASM2569848v2, whole genome shotgun sequence harbors:
- the LOC108480774 gene encoding sodium-dependent phosphate transport protein 1, chloroplastic; translated protein: MSFRALLFSSNFPKSPPENISTRTKPSPTRCLIRSPVNSPHGCRLSRLSATEGRRRRSGKVYADVREIADSLRELVKFGDSLNDAVASEDDLDSAVPWWEQFPKRWVIVILCFSAFLLCNMDRVNMSIAILPMSAEFNWNPATVGLIQSSFFWGYLLTQIAGGIWADTVGGKTVLGFGVVWWSIATALTPVAAKLGLPFLLVVRAFMGIGEGVAMPAMNNILSKWVPVAERSRSLALVYSGMYLGSVTGLAFSPFLIHQFGWPSVFYSFGSLGTVWFALWLNKAYSSPIEDPELLPQEKKLIVTNCISKQPVKTIPWKLILSKPPVWALIVSHFCHNWGTFILLTWMPTYYHQVLKFNLTDSGLICVLPWLTMAFSANLGGWIADTLVSKGLSVTTVRKVMQSIGFLGPAFFLTQLSHVNSPAMAVLCMACSQGTDAFSQSGLYSNHQDIAPRYSGVLLGLSNTAGVLAGVFGTAATGYILQHGSWDNVFEVSVGLYLVGTVVWNLFSTGEKILD